One stretch of Toxoplasma gondii ME49 chromosome XI, whole genome shotgun sequence DNA includes these proteins:
- a CDS encoding cystathione gamma lyase, putative (encoded by transcript TGME49_312930), whose product MASKQNDKDGAVRRDASFECGVKAGDWLPGFTPREETVYVHGGVEPDPLTGAILPPIYQNTTFVQESVENYLSKGFSYSRTSNPTVLSLEKKIAEIEGGFGACCFATGMAATVTIFSAFLAPGDHCLVTNCSYGGTNRCARLHFSKYNIDFEFIDFRDPTNVEKAIRPQTKVVFSESPCNPTLYLADIEAISQICKEKKVLHVCDSTFATPYMMRPLDLGADIVVQSTTKYYDGHNCTLGGAVISSTKEIHDKVFFLRNVMGNIMSAQTAFYTLLTLKTLPIRVEKQSANAQKIAEFLSKHHKVEHVIYPGIPSFPQKELALKQHKNVHGGMLAFEVKGGTEAGIRMMNHVPRPWSLCENLGACESIITCPAVFTHANMLREDRLKVGITDGFIRVSVGIEDVNDLIDGLDYALSKA is encoded by the exons ATGGCGTCGAAACAAAATGACAAAGACGGCGCAGTGCGCCGGGACGCGTCATTCGAGTGTGGAGTGAAAGCTGGCGACTGGTTGCCCGGATTTACtccaagagaagaaacagtcTACGTTCACGGGGGTGTTGAACCGGACCCCCTCACTGGAGCAATTTTGCCACCGATTTATCAGAATACAACTTTTGTTCAAGAAAGTGTTGAAAACTATTTGAGCAAAGGGTTCTCATATTCGCGAACTAGTAACCCGACGGTGCTCAGTCTAGAAAAAAAAATTGCCGAAATAGAGGGAGGCTTCGGCGCGTGCTGCTTTGCCACAGGAATGGCCGCAACTGTCACG ATATTCAGTGCTTTTTTGGCGCCGGGCGACCACTGTCTTGTTACCAATTGTTCCTACGGAGGAACCAATCGCTGCGCTCGACTGCACTTCTCCAAGTACAATATCGATTTCGAATTCATCGATTTCCGCGATCCCACAAATGTTGAAAAGGCGATTCGTCCTCAAACAaaagttgttttttctgaGTCCCCCTGTAATCCAACTCTGTATTTGGCTGACATTGAGGCCATCAGCCAAATATgtaaagagaagaaggtcttACACGTATGCGATAGCACCTTCGCCACACCTTACATGATGCGGCCCCTCGATCTTGGTGCTGATATTGTGGTTCAGTCGACAACCAAGTACTATGATGGCCATAACTGTACTCTTGGAGGAGCAGTGATATCTTCAACCAAAGAAATACACGATaaagtcttcttccttcggaATGTGATGGGGAACATCATGAGTGCCCAAACCGCGTTCTACACGCTGCTTACTCTTAAGACGCTGCCCATTCGTGTAGAGAAGCAGAGTGCGAACGCGCAGAAAATTGCGGAATTTCTGAGCAAGCACCATAAGGTTGAACATGTGATATACCCAGGCATACCTTCGTTTCCTCAAAAGGAGCTCGCCTTGAAGCAGCACAAAAACGTCCACGGGGGCATGCTAGCTTTTGAGGTCAAAGGAGGTACAGAAGCAG GCATCAGAATGATGAACCACGTTCCGCGTCCCTGGTCTTTGTGTGAAAACCTGGGAGCGTGCGAGTCGATCATCACCTGCCCCGCTGTTTTCACTCATGCGAATATGCTTCGAGAAGATCGACTTAAAGTTGGAATCACGGACGGATTCATTCGGGTTTCAGTCGGCATTGAAGATGTCAACGACCTTATTGATGGACTCGACTACGCTCTTAGCAAAGCGTGA
- a CDS encoding hypothetical protein (encoded by transcript TGME49_312940~Predicted trans-membrane domain (TMHMM2.0):66-89) — protein sequence MNCPNLPAPEEFLVPVFSAGPPVGKNCFHCGIRLRRGHSSPTYSFPPYCVTMSYGNGTVLMPIVRRVFIGALVGIYAYAATDVVLIPGYAQLMQKWKKGSSTPAHGGGH from the exons ATGAACTGTCCAAACCTGCCAGCACCC GAGGAGTTCCTTGTTCCCGTCTTCTCGGCCGGCCCACCTGTCGGAAAAAACTGCTTTCACTGCGGCATCCGTCTGCGTAGGGGGCACTCGTCACCGACTTATTCGTTTCCACCATACTGCGTCACCATGTCGTACGGAAATGGAACCGTGTTGATGCCCATTGTGCGCCGCGTTTTCATTGGCGCTCTGGTCGGCATCTACGCGTACGCAGCGACCGATGTCGTTCTGATCCCTGGCTACGCTCAGCTCATGCAAAAATGGAAAAAG GGTTCTTCGACACCAGCACACGGAGGTGGACACTAG
- a CDS encoding hypothetical protein (encoded by transcript TGME49_312950~Signal peptide predicted by SignalP 2.0 HMM (probability 0.505) with cleavage site probability 0.304 at residue 27~Predicted trans-membrane domain (TMHMM2.0):12-35): MPTPYLYRVTRIWHFLSCLVVANYAVAALGVQNGIGSQRRPTRFERVIAGYADTPDTVFNENKVSQVENKFQAFPQPHDATGGQKRLTAGAETPQRERPRLEVGTLAQIQQQVPEEDYWQAQQRLSNMLDSAVRSLREANEPSTEEQSGVYPVDEQPVDVSSETSDLDAALLQLQQRLGESDRARLKVGSCLEKLRLLPRVMDARRACRGERDEVFDHCVQQIDRWVQSGKLSSVFHSFEVNAGDGNVFPVILPNPPYDFLFYARLLGSAAKGPCPELRDTGELGLAVASFLYTDPAAMTELSAKYRRRGVPQAAAIKLLLAFELLARLFFRYASWFVENPMKLFALNQACRVRAICRRLVLRSVHRSLPLTTVKTPLVTARWFEGYLKKMIPNRGARVIHILGPLVAETLVSSFPEAFTDVSQGPREGEQMETPPPRRRQSLPHRVRNWFSWWRHRTRRQQRSRSENSQ, encoded by the coding sequence ATGCCGACACCCTATCTTTATAGAGTGACCAGGATTTGGCACTTCTTGAGTTGCTTGGTTGTGGCAAATTACGCTGTTGCAGCTTTGGGAGTCCAAAATGGCATAGGCTCGCAACGCAGGCCAACCCGCTTTGAGCGCGTTATCGCTGGCTATGCTGACACCCCTGACACCGTTTTCAACGAAAACAAGGTATCACAGGTGGAGAACAAATTTCAAGCTTTTCCCCAGCCACACGATGCTACGGGTGGACAGAAGAGACTAACAGCCGGAGCTGAGACGCCTCAGCGTGAGCGGCCGCGGCTCGAAGTGGGAACTCTTGCACAGATACAGCAGCAGGTACCAGAGGAAGACTACTGGCAAGCTCAACAGAGGCTTAGCAACATGTTGGACAGCGCAGTGAGAAGTTTGAGGGAGGCAAACGAGCCCTCAACGGAGGAGCAAAGTGGAGTGTATCCAGTTGACGAACAACCAGTTGATGTAAGTTCAGAAACCAGTGATCTGGACGCAGCACTTCTGCAGCTTCAGCAGCGTCTAGGCGAATCAGATAGAGCTCGTCTTAAGGTAGGCAGCTGCCTCGAGAAACTGCGACTACTCCCACGGGTAATGGATGCTAGAAGAGCCTGCCGAGGAGAACGGGACGAGGTCTTCGACCATTGCGTTCAACAGATAGATCGTTGGGTACAAAGCGGGAAGCTATCATCTGTCTTCCACAGCTTTGAAGTAAATGCTGGGGATGGCAATGTCTTCCCCGTTATACTGCCTAATCCGCCATACGACTTTTTGTTCTACGCGCGGTTACTGGGGAGTGCCGCCAAAGGGCCTTGCCCCGAATTAAGAGATACAGGCGAACTTGGACTCGCCGTCGCATCGTTCTTATACACTGACCCAGCTGCAATGACAGAACTGTCTGCAAAGTACCGACGTCGTGGTGTGCCACAAGCTGCAGCAATTAAGCTCCTGCTCGCGTTTGAGCTTTTGGCACGGTTGTTTTTCCGCTACGCCAGCTGGTTCGTTGAGAATCCCATGAAGCTTTTCGCTCTCAATCAGGCATGCCGTGTTCGGGCAATTTGCCGAAGACTAGTCCTGAGGAGCGTACATAGGTCTCTGCCACTGACGACCGTGAAAACGCCACTTGTTACCGCTCGATGGTTTGAAGGATACCTCAAGAAGATGATCCCTAATAGAGGTGCACGAGTGATACATATTCTCGGCCCTCTGGTGGCGGAAACATTGGTATCCTCATTCCCTGAAGCCTTCACGGATGTTTCACAGGGTCCACGCGAAGGTGAACAGATGGAAACGCCTCCACCTCGTCGAAGGCAGTCGCTTCCTCATCGTGTCCGCAACTGGTTCTCATGGTGGAGGCACCGTACACGACGCCaacaaagaagcagaagcgagaatTCGCAGTGA
- a CDS encoding hypothetical protein (encoded by transcript TGME49_312960) encodes MKKTRKKTHRAVRRCPKNSRRLYRDLQKQMRDDVLRSKWNNRESIQKNMAKFTLQDFEHRLADDEELLRPSEEKKLNEQQLIIINKLFAKFGDDCEKMSRDTKINVFQWTTGQCRRFLRQYTSKHVCSSAKEHLLPQLTMAPTPAHETLLQQHQAAAEKRKQQVEAHIQDQLRERVGKKIKKQKTDVGASMLSESGKFTEPTMKSKPKSATMAKPQLTQKSKIKSLR; translated from the exons atgaagaagacgaggaagaagactcaCCGGGCCGTCCGGAGGTGCCCAAAGAATAGCAGACGCTTGTACAGAGATTTGCAGAAGCAAATGCGTGATGATGTGCTCCGTTCTAAGTGGAACAACCGGGAGAGCATTCAGAAAAATATGGCAAAGTTTACACTGCAAGATTTTGAGCACCGCCTTGCGGACGATGAAGAGCTTCTGCGACCcagcgaggaaaaaaa GCTGAACGAACAGCAGCTCATCATCATCAACAAGCTTTTTGCCAAGTTTGGAGACGATTGTGAG AAAATGAGCCGGGACACGAAGATCAATGTGTTTCAATGGACCACGGGACAGTGCCGACGCTTTCTGCGGCAGTACACATCAAAACACGTGTGCTCCTCAGCGAAGGAGCATTTGTTGCCACAACTAACTATGGCTCCGACCCCAGCTCACGAAACCCTCCTGCAACAGCATCAGGCGGCCgcggaaaagaggaaacagcaaGTGGAGGCACACATCCAAGATCAACTCAGAGAGCGTGTGGGCAAGAAAAtcaagaagcagaagacggatGTGGGCGCATCCATGTTGTCTGAGTCCGGTAAATTTACTGAACCGACGATGAAATCGAAGCCTAAATCAGCTACCATGGCAAAACCGCAGTTGACGCAGAAGAGCAAAATCAAGTCTCTCCGGTAG
- a CDS encoding hypothetical protein (encoded by transcript TGME49_312970), with the protein MPVTKTYHLAQGCLGSAASKKRTEEPEPGRNRHEYTAKSLRLQKSDPEDQTTFVKGYSSDTNLKYRNEISLTLLDRGSERNILAVEENFPNRVCVSEECKESQVECVPSIRSPTNNPPFQAGEARNLPTLLSRGSSPGCVNVPCPQEAIALPPPRSSTSQSSVVSQHPISHEGDSSFSECSSPCKNLQFVVLSLDSGDWQSLEGQGLDSTSRCAHRTPNISTSHDGQRSSGGRTDGFADGFRTQQLTNGGDMQGEFGADNHKKQALRWKLKALSLRQKVVAGNLPSAGRPGLSPCSLPSCQARPGISPVPIAATPASSRSGPAVKYPPSALQIAQYDSSLQLFGEEQVSGETAQVKKPQLVTETTIMSATANEIIQENNQSQDSDDGVTVHQREWISIDELKTLLRERLTELASKVGSGSQNKASFEGRQGEARLTPEEQEGNIEGDGVRDGGAYGCENSHGSDWCNAAQILQDILKSRQVADDELESYGEKLPSLGALLHEEGLCKPCVFANKANKQCLNGVACLFCHHFHKEKRKRARKARSQQKHQSSPGGFSPVSMLYPDSHHFAPLLHPATAHRSNGLCKQIPGRSPMTPILRTPVFSGCRSTGAKLTPIVGNTGSLPALLPGGGGSAQFRATCGSMNQPPPPPPPPPGLEKLAATDVHNWKMKGQIPINVPKKFDSELCPTLLTGGRSLQSIGSAPRQLHAGGRREATSPPGCSSGAPGCLQSGNSHAKKSTTETRHFLESRIPDTNSSTHRAATAIAKGATRDPSYQFPVTDRTRMNSIRAQPSRRVNLQHKNHDSEYCLKRSQDSAALRPPGGKEEEAFDNLWLQDRNCFVLKGMPNEPNLPQNTASEEGCNHDSLPTKNEFATDGNGSDSQGAVSSLRIAAAVPLENQTESMSWLNGNEKQESERVWPHPPMMGDGEKAIDDLAKRALGRLNRDELVHLMDLIACTLATQSLPVSAGLEWHAHQAGEHFDTPEGSSTPRKLDPILAEAGGQEDGESASTTFSFPDGFARC; encoded by the exons ATGCCTGTTACTAAGACTTACCACCTGGCACAGGGATGTCTGGGCTCGGCTGCCTCCAAAAAACGAACGGAGGAGCCGGAGCCAGGGAGAAATAGACACGAGTATACCGCGAAATCTTTGCGACTCCAGAAGAGCGATCCAGAAGATCAAACAACATTCGTAAAAGGTTATTCCTCTGATACGAACCTGAAGTACAGGAACGAGATCAGTTTAACGCTCCTGGACCGTGGTTCCGAAAGAAATATCCTAGCGGTTGAAGAGAACTTCCCAAACAGAGTCTGTGTATCGGAAGAATGCAAAGAATCCCAAGTAGAATGCGTCCCTTCGATCCGCTCTCCGACGAACAACCCACCCTTTCAGGCAGGAGAAGCGCGGAATCTGCCTACGTTACTGTCAAGAGGATCATCCCCTGGATGTGTCAACGTACCGTGCCCACAAGAAGCAATTGCTCTACCACCTCCGCGTAGCTCCACAAGTCAGAGCAGTGTAGTGTCTCAGCATCCTATTTCTCATGAAGGGGACAGTTCTTTCTCAGAGTGTTCGAGCCCCTGCAAGAATCTGCAGTTTGTGGTGCTGTCTCTCGACTCTGGTGACTGGCAGTCTCTAGAGGGGCAAGGGTTGGACTCAACATCTCGATGCGCACATCGGACACCGAATATCTCTACAAGCCATGATGGACAACGTAGTTCAGGCGGACGTACTGACGGATTCGCAGACGGATTTCGAACACAGCAACTCACAAACGGTGGTGACATGCAGGGCGAATTTGGAGCGGACAACCATAA GAAGCAAGCTCTGCGTTGGAAGCTGAAAGCCCTCAGCCTTCGTCAAAAGGTTGTCGCTGGAAATCTTCCCAGCGCAGGTAGACCCGGACTGTCACCTTGTAGTCTGCCTTCCTGTCAGGCGCGCCCGGGAATTTCTCCTGTGCCAATCGCTGCGACacctgcttcttcgcggAGCGGTCCCGCAGTCAAGTATCCACCGTCCGCCCTCCAGATAGCACAGTACGACTCAAGTCTCCAACTGTTCGGCGAAGAGCAGGTGTCTGGGGAAACCGCGCAGGTGAAGAAACCCCAGCTTGTGACAGAGACAACAATTATGTCAGCTACAGCAAATGAGATTATCCAAGAAAACAACCAAAGTCAGGACTCTGACGACGGAGTAACAGTGCACCAAAGAGAGTGGATATCTATTGACGAATTGAAAACGCTGCTGAGGGAAAGACTGACGGAACTGGCCAGCAAGGTCGGGTCAGGCTCTCAGAACAAGGCTTCCTTCGAGGGCAGGCAAGGCGAAGCGAGGTTGACGCCcgaggaacaagaaggaaaTATAGAAGGTGACGGTGTTCGAGATGGCGGAGCGTACGGTTGCGAGAACAGCCACGGGTCCGACTGGTGTAATGCTGCACAGATTCTTCAGGATATTTTGAAATCACGACAAGTTGCAGATGACGAACTGGAAAGCTACGGAGAGaagcttccttctctgggCGCCTTGCTCCACGAGGAAGGACTGTGCAAACCGTGTGTGTTTGCGAACAAAGCCAACAAGCAATGCCTGAACGGTGTGGCATGCCTGTTCTGCCATCACTTTCACAAGGAGAAGCGGAAACGAGCCCGAAAAGCGCGTTCACAACAGAAGCATCAGTCCTCCCCTGGAGGTTTTTCTCCTGTATCCATGCTTTATCCTGACTCTCACCATTTCGCCCCTCTTTTGCATCCAGCCACTGCTCACCGAAGCAACGGTCTTTGCAAGCAAATTCCTGGCAGATCCCCGATGACGCCTATCCTCAGAActcctgttttttccggTTGTCGAAGCACAGGGGCAAAACTCACACCCATCGTAGGAAACACTGGAAGTCTTCCGGCACTCCTTCCAGGAGGAGGGGGATCAGCGCAGTTTAGAGCCACATGCGGCTCCATGAACCAGCCACCTCCTCccccgccgcctccgccagGTTTAGAGAAGCTCGCTGCGACAGATGTGCATAACTGGAAGATGAAGGGGCAGATCCCCATCAATGTCCCGAAAAAATTTGATTCAGAGCTGTGTCCAACGCTCCTCACAGGAGGCCGTAGCCTACAAAGCATTGGGTCGGCTCCGCGTCAGCTTCATgcgggaggaagacgagaggcaaCATCACCGCCAGGTTGCAGCAGTGGTGCCCCCGGTTGCCTGCAGAGCGGAAACTCTCATGCCAAAAAGTCTACAACAGAGACAAGGCATTTCTTGGAAAGCAGAATACCTGATACAAATTCCTCCACTCACCGGGCAGCTACTGCCATTGCCAAGGGAGCAACAAGAGACCCCTCATATCAGTTTCCAGTAACGGATCGAACGCGTATGAATAGTATCCGGGCGCAGCCGAGCCGCAGGGTAAATCTCCAGCATAAAAATCACGACTCAGAGTATTGTCTTAAGAGGAGTCAAGACAGTGCAGCACTGCGACCACCTggtggaaaagaagaggaagcgttTGACAACTTATGGCTACAGGATCGAAATTGTTTCGTTTTGAAGGGGATGCCGAACGAGCCGAATCTTCCACAGAATACTGCGAGTGAGGAAGGATGCAACCATGATTCTTTACCGACCAAGAATGAATTTGCTACAGATGGGAACGGCAGCGACAGCCAAGGcgcagtctcttctctgcgcatAGCCGCTGCAGTTCCTTTAGAGAACCAGACAGAGAGTATGAGTTGGCTGAACGGCAATGAAAAAcaggagagcgaaagagtGTGGCCGCATCCTCCTATGAtgggagatggagagaaggcaatAGACGACCTAGCTAAACGTGCCCTGGGACGACTGAATCGGGACGAACTTGTTCACTTAATGGACCTGATTGCGTGCACATTAGCAACACAAAGCCTCCCAGTTTCTGCAGGACTCGAATGGCATGCCCACCAAGCAGGAGAGCATTTTGATACACCCGAGGGATCCTCTACTCCTAGGAAGCTCGACCCGATTCTAGCTGAAGCCGGGGGACAAGAAGACGGTGAGAGCGCGTCCACTACATTCTCCTTTCCTGACGGATTTGCGCGATGTTGA
- a CDS encoding hypothetical protein (encoded by transcript TGME49_312980) yields MKEFKYRRVGEFSRVDESLFGTPFERDVLITGKDTVMALWAEKKQRSCGVVSDTIVLKNDEITEMKSSIDPPPLVPKGHLKMKDELGFDERLAASQERKGRMLAREAERRKKEIAKLNTEDLLVDSIRNKELVAKYEQRDEVKRMNQMILHSKVNTIRDTQMEQKKQWKSENEAMEKKLDLIMDITLIQGMQQDEEKEQNRQQKLKAEAAMIRNQIAEREARRQLELEERERERQLLVKQMEALQFEEMKTKLQKEETKRMLMNEINTHNAKISKEKEERQSERLKEDIAIAEYQREKAQREKELEDRKRDIMAAKEKEIAAIYAKHEKVMDKQAEMDALRARRAMDERERRERLKEAQEKERLDRINAELAEARQKQHHDKIQTLAQMAVADKEEFDRMARVQRQSEEAEKKKTAEEQLKRKKHAEELRRQIEEHEKTKLERKREQIEEAIRLKKEQEKDRKTLETIKVNRKVVKDREKHDEMRSTPAYPSVPRFPQGHTRYGGRL; encoded by the exons ATGAAGGAGTTCAAATATCGCAGAGTCGGAGAGTTCTCACGAGTAGATGAATCCCTTTTCGGAACGCCTTTCGAAAGAGATGTTCTCATCACTGGAAAGGATACTGTAATGGCTTTGTGGGCTGAGAAAAAGCAGCGGTCGTGCGGTGTGGTTTCCGATACGATTGTCCTGAAGAATGACGAGATCACGGAGATGAAG TCCAGCATCGATCCTCCTCCTCTAGTTCCAAAAGGTCATTTGAAAATGAAAGACGAACTCGGGTTTGACGAAcgcctcgcggcttctcAG GAAAGGAAAGGTCGGATGCTGGcacgagaggcagaaaggcgaaagaaggaaattGCGAAATTGAACACTGAAGATTTGCTTGTGGACTCAATTCGTAACAAGGAGCTCGTAGCAAAGTATGAGCAGCGTGACGAGGTCAAAAGGATGAATCAAATGATTCTTCACAGCAAAGTAAACACCATACGAGACACGCAGATGGAACAGAAAAA GCAATGGAAATCTGAGAACGAGGcaatggagaagaagcttgATCTCATCATGGATATTACTCTCATTCAAGGCATGCAGCAAGatgaggagaaggaacagaaccGGCAGCAGAAGCTAAAGGCAGAGGCCGCCATGATTCGCAACCAGATCGCAGAGCGCGAG GCACGAAGACAACTTGAAttggaggaaagagaacgggAACGCCAACTGTTGGTGAAGCAGATGGAGGCTCTTCAGTTCGAGGAAATGAAAACGAAACttcagaaagaggagacaaaacgcaTGCTCATGAACGAGATAAATACGCATAACGCGAAAATTTCCAAAG aaaaagaagagcgacagtCTGAGCGGCTCAAAGAAGACATCGCAATTGCAGAATATCAGCGGGAGAAGGctcaaagagagaaggaactggaAGATAGGAAGCGGGATATTATGGCcgcgaaggaaaaagaaattGCCGCGATTTATGCGAAGCACGAGAAGGTCATGGATAAACAAGCTGAAATGGACGCATTGAGGGCAAGACG GGCAATGGACgaacgggagagacgagagagactaAAAGAAGCccaggagaaagagcggTTGGATCGGATCAATGCGGAACTTGCTGAAGCTCGTCAGAAGCAACACCACGACAAAATTCAAACGCTAGCACAGATGGCAGTTGCCGACAAAGAGGAGTTCGATCGCATGGCTCGTGTTCAAAGACAGAGTGAagaggctgagaagaagaaaactgcaGAGGAGCAACTAAAGCGGAAaaagcatgcagaggaacTCAGACGACAAATTGAGGAacacgagaaaacgaagcttGAACGAAAACGCGAGCAGATCGAAGAGGCCATCCGTCTCAagaaagaacaggagaaagaccGAAAAACTTTGGAAACGATAAAGGTAAATCGAAAAGTCGTGAAGGACCGAGAAAAACATGATGAGATGCGAAGCACTCCAGCCTACCCTTCTGTTCCCCGTTTCCCCCAAGGACACACAAGATATGGGGGAAGACTCTAA